The Cloeon dipterum chromosome 3, ieCloDipt1.1, whole genome shotgun sequence genome includes a region encoding these proteins:
- the LOC135938505 gene encoding uncharacterized protein LOC135938505 isoform X1: MLHIRLVFFLVLTLTIAGAQLTKNGLLLNRNYNAQEFYCVAQCLGLVTPTKPPKKVIESSLSTTTQTPKNAKIVVAPRSASISRSRHIRPRILSGKPDNCSALSFVNMDDCCSKTPRNYMFSTADLEQCYGSKAKNIPLSFLEILDDYVLNQVQGSFQGPGSIDLNLPSTKKRFGNAIQCFAECLLKRKGLNLDRRGKVDYARFGNEITKNVAKEWKQIIITAVNDCATAIPVVHPNKKVQSDKGGKRARGGYRKDSCYTQPFLLLQCVKKSVLLSCPAPNQAVKSTYCDLSRDNLRYCDPFRY; encoded by the exons ATGCTTCACATCAGACTGGTGTTCTTTTTG GTTCTAACTCTGACCATTGCTGGCGCCCAACTGACCAAAA ATGGATTGCTGTTGAATCGGAACTACAACGCGCAGGAGTTTTACTGCGTGGCGCAATGCTTGGGTCTGGTGACGCCGACCAAGCCGCCGAAAAAGGTCATAGAAAGCAGCCTGTCCACCACCACCCAGACGCCCAAAAACGCCAAAATTGTGGTAGCGCCGCGGTCTGCGTCAATCAGCAGATCGAGACACATCAGACCACGAATTCTCAGTGGAAAACCTGATAATTGCTCCGCTCTGAGTTTCGTC aacATGGACGATTGCTGCTCGAAAACGCCGAGGAATTACATGTTCTCCACGGCGGATTTGGAGCAGTGCTACGGATCCAAAGCGAAAAACATTCCGCTCTCGTTTTTGGAGATTTTAGACGACTATGTTTTGAATCAGGTGCAAGGCAGCTTTCAAGGCCCCGGAAGCATTGACCTCAATTTACCCTCTACAA AAAAACGTTTCGGAAACGCAAta CAGTGTTTTGCTGAGTGCTTGTTGAAGAGGAAAGGATTG AATTTGGACAGGAGAGGAAAGGTTGACTATGCCAGATTTGGAAATGAAATCACCAAAAATGTCGCTAAGGAATGGAAGCAGATTATTATCACAGCAGTAAATGACTGCGCCACTGCTATTCCtg TCGTGCATCCGAATAAAAAAGTGCAATCTGACAAAg GTGGAAAGAGAGCGCGTGGAGGGTATAGAAAAGACTCGTGCTACACCCAGCCCTTTTTACTCTTGCAGTGCGTGAAAAAATCGGTCTTACTA AGTTGTCCAGCACCTAACCAGGCTGTGAAAT
- the LOC135938505 gene encoding uncharacterized protein LOC135938505 isoform X2 has protein sequence MLHIRLVFFLVLTLTIAGAQLTKNGLLLNRNYNAQEFYCVAQCLGLVTPTKPPKKVIESSLSTTTQTPKNAKIVVAPRSASISRSRHIRPRILSGKPDNCSALSFVNMDDCCSKTPRNYMFSTADLEQCYGSKAKNIPLSFLEILDDYVLNQVQGSFQGPGSIDLNLPSTKKRFGNAICFAECLLKRKGLNLDRRGKVDYARFGNEITKNVAKEWKQIIITAVNDCATAIPVVHPNKKVQSDKGGKRARGGYRKDSCYTQPFLLLQCVKKSVLLSCPAPNQAVKSTYCDLSRDNLRYCDPFRY, from the exons ATGCTTCACATCAGACTGGTGTTCTTTTTG GTTCTAACTCTGACCATTGCTGGCGCCCAACTGACCAAAA ATGGATTGCTGTTGAATCGGAACTACAACGCGCAGGAGTTTTACTGCGTGGCGCAATGCTTGGGTCTGGTGACGCCGACCAAGCCGCCGAAAAAGGTCATAGAAAGCAGCCTGTCCACCACCACCCAGACGCCCAAAAACGCCAAAATTGTGGTAGCGCCGCGGTCTGCGTCAATCAGCAGATCGAGACACATCAGACCACGAATTCTCAGTGGAAAACCTGATAATTGCTCCGCTCTGAGTTTCGTC aacATGGACGATTGCTGCTCGAAAACGCCGAGGAATTACATGTTCTCCACGGCGGATTTGGAGCAGTGCTACGGATCCAAAGCGAAAAACATTCCGCTCTCGTTTTTGGAGATTTTAGACGACTATGTTTTGAATCAGGTGCAAGGCAGCTTTCAAGGCCCCGGAAGCATTGACCTCAATTTACCCTCTACAA AAAAACGTTTCGGAAACGCAAta TGTTTTGCTGAGTGCTTGTTGAAGAGGAAAGGATTG AATTTGGACAGGAGAGGAAAGGTTGACTATGCCAGATTTGGAAATGAAATCACCAAAAATGTCGCTAAGGAATGGAAGCAGATTATTATCACAGCAGTAAATGACTGCGCCACTGCTATTCCtg TCGTGCATCCGAATAAAAAAGTGCAATCTGACAAAg GTGGAAAGAGAGCGCGTGGAGGGTATAGAAAAGACTCGTGCTACACCCAGCCCTTTTTACTCTTGCAGTGCGTGAAAAAATCGGTCTTACTA AGTTGTCCAGCACCTAACCAGGCTGTGAAAT